The following proteins are encoded in a genomic region of Oncorhynchus keta strain PuntledgeMale-10-30-2019 chromosome 35, Oket_V2, whole genome shotgun sequence:
- the LOC118368863 gene encoding uncharacterized protein DDB_G0290685-like isoform X46, protein MMHSLCTTDTGYHPHGLINQGATCYLNSVLQVFFMTKDFREAIESQVFPNDQEQETIDHKLKRLFQKLKEKEADTKDISWTLDIQTVYEQRDAAEFFEKILSTVKNNVSKIFEGQLSHTISCANSHISNIEPGPFWVLPLSMDVTLGPGQSYSVNDGFEEFFEKSTITGDKLYCAKCNEEVEATTACKMVHHPEILTLLLKRFEFDYHGMTYVKIKRSVDVPHKLQTENGAYELYAIVDHEGSLRSGHYTATIRSYEDQKWYLFNDSNVSLITLEPNLRSQSAYLLIYRTCGYRQEEDKRSGGNREEDGKSVCGKKEKEGEKKLSGGNRGDEEGSSWSKRRGNEKDAAKKTPEYEWIVNWFYSCITTIGSWGKRGEYKIDADENKGEGGKSTDGENGDGGKERSGAKREDDKTSGEKSTDEDQRSGGNSSEDDDRSGGNRRGEGDKRSGGNSEEEAKRPGGNSMEKDKRSGGNSEEEEKRPGGNREGDKISGRNSEEEDKRSGGNSGGDNKRTGGNSEEEEKRPGGNREGDKISGRNSEEEDKRPGGNRGEDDTRSDGNSSEDDDRSGGNRRGEDDKRSGGSSGEDDTSSGGSSGEDDTRSVGNSGEDHNRSGGNRRGEGDKRSGGNSEEEGKRSGGNSKEEDKRPGGNRREYNKRSGGNSIEDDDRSGGNRRGEGDKRSGGSSGEDDKRSGGNSIEDDDRSGGNRRGEGDKRLGGSSGEDDKRSGGNRGEYNKRSGGNSIEDDTRSGGNSIEDDDRSGGNRRGEGDKRSGGSNGEDDTRSGGNREKDDKMSGEKSKEEDQRSGGNSGENNNRSDGNSKEEDQRSGGNSGENNNRSDGNSKEEDQRSGGNSSEDNNRSDGNSKEEDQRSGGNSSEDNNRSDGNSKEEDQRSGGNSGENNNRSDGNSKEEDQRSGGNSGENNNRSDGNSKEEDQRSGGNSSEDNNRSDGNSKEEDQRSGGNSGENNNRSDGNSKEEDQRSGGNSGENNNRSDGNSKEEDQRSGGNSSEDNNRSDGNSKEEDQRSGGNSIEDDTSSGGNSSEDDDRSGGNRRGEGDNRSGGNSEEEDKRPGGNSKEGDKRPGGNRGEYIKRSGGNSKEDDTRSGGNSSEDDDRSGGNRRGEVDKRSGGNNREYGKRSGGNRGEDDTRSGGNRCEDDDRSGGHRRGVGDKSSGGNSGEEDKRPGENS, encoded by the exons ATGATGCATTCATTATGCACAACAGACACAG GCTACCATCCCCATGGTTTGATTAATCAAGGGGCAACCTGTTATTTAAACAGTGTGCTGCAGGTGTTCTTCATGACCAAGGACTTCAGAGAGGCTATTGAAAG TCAGGTATTTCCTAATGATCAAGAACAAGAGACCATTGATCACAAGCTTAAAAGGCTGTTTCAAAAATTAAAAGAGAAAGAAGCTGACACAAAGGACATTTCTTGGACATTGGACATTCAAACCG TATATGAGCAACGTGACGCCGCTGAGTTTTTTGAGAAGATTTTAAGCACGGTCAAGAATAATGTGTCTAAG ATCTTCGAAGGACAATTGTCGCACACTATCTCCTGTGCAAATAGTCATATTTCCAATATTGAACCTGGTCCATTTTGGGTTCTGCCCCTCTCCATGGACGTAACCTTAGGCCCTGGTCAAAGCTACAGTGTG AATGACGGTTTTGAGGAGTTTTTTGAGAAATCAActatcactggggacaagctgtACTGTGCTAAATGCAATGAAGAAGTGGAAGCAACAACT GCATGTAAGATGGTACATCACCCAGAGATTCTGACTCTGCTACTCAAGAGGTTTGAGTTTGACTACCATGGGATGACATATGTCAAAATTAAGCGCTCTGTGGACGTTCCTCACAAATTACAGACAGAG AATGGGGCATATGAACTCTATGCAATTGTGGACCATGAAGGAAGTCTAAGAAGTGGACATTACACTGCTACAATCAGGTCCTATGAGGATCAGAAGTGGTATTTGTTTAATGACAGCAACGTAAGCCTG ATCACATTGGAACCAAACTTAAG ATCACAAAGTGCTTATCTGCTTATTTATAGGACAT GTGGATACAGACAAGAAGAGGATAAGAGGTCAGgtggaaacagagaggaagatggaAAGAGTGTATgtggaaagaaagaaaaagagggagagaagaagttGTCAGGTGGAAACAGAGGAGACGAGGAGGGGAGCTCATGGTCAAAGAGAAGAGGAAATGAAAAGGATGCAGCTAAAAAGACACCAGAATATGAATGGATTGTAAATTGGTTTTACTCATGCATAACAACAATTGGATCATGGGGAAAAAGAGGAGAATATAAAATTGATGCAGATGAAAATAAAGGAGAAGGGGGCAAAAGTACAGATGGGGagaatggagatggagggaaggagaggtcaggTGCAAAGAGAGAAGATGATAAAACGTCAGGTGAAAAAAGTACAGACGAGGATCAGAGGTCAGGTGGAAACAGTAGTGAGGATGATGACAGGTCCGGTGGAAACAGAAGAGGAGAAGGTGATAAGAGGTCAGGTGGAAACAGTGAGGAAGAGGCTAAGAGGCCAGGTGGAAACAGTATGGAAAAGGATAAGAGGTCAG GTGGAAACAGTGAAGAAGAGGAAAAGAGGCCAGGTGGAAACAGAGAAGGTGATAAGATATCAGGTAGAAACAGTGAGGAAGAGGATAAGAGGTCAGGTGGAAACAGTGGAGGAGATAATAAGAGGACAGGTGGAAACAGTGAAGAAGAGGAAAAGAGGCCAGGTGGAAACAGAGAAGGTGATAAGATATCAGGTAGAAACAGTGAGGAAGAGGATAAGAGGCCAGGTGGAAACAGAGGAGAAGATGATACAAGGTCAGATGGAAACAGTAGTGAGGATGATGACAGGTCCGGTGGAAACAGAAGAGGAGAAGATGATAAGAGGTCAGGTGGAAGCAGTGGGGAAGATGATACGAGTTCAGGTGGAAGCAGTGGGGAAGATGATACGAGGTCAGTTGGAAACAGTGGAGAAGATCATAACAGGTCCGGTGGAAACAGAAGAGGAGAAGGTGATAAGAGGTCAGGTGGAAACAGTGAAGAAGAGGGTAAGAGGTCAGGTGGAAACAGTAAGGAAGAGGATAAGAGGCCAGGTGGAAACCGTAGAGAATATAATAAGAGGTCAGGTGGAAACAGTATAGAGGATGATGACAGGTCTGGTGGAAACAGAAGAGGAGAAGGTGATAAGAGGTCAGGTGGAAGCAGTGGGGAAGATGATAAGAGGTCAGGTGGAAACAGTATAGAGGATGATGACAGGTCTGGTGGAAACAGAAGAGGAGAAGGTGATAAGAGGTTAGGTGGAAGCAGTGGGGAAGATGATAAGAGGTCAGGTGGAAACCGTGGAGAATATAATAAGAGGTCAGGTGGAAACAGTATAGAGGATGATACAAGGTCAGGTGGAAACAGTATAGAGGATGATGACAGGTCTGGTGGAAACAGAAGAGGAGAAGGTGATAAGAGGTCAGGTGGAAGCAATGGGGAAGATGATACGAGGTCAGGTGGAAACAGAGAAAAAGATGATAAGATGTCAGGTGAAAAAAGTAAGGAAGAGGATCAGAGGTCAGGTGGAAACAGTGGAGAAAATAATAATAGGTCTGATGGAAACAGTAAGGAAGAGGATCAGAGGTCAG GTGGAAACAGTGGAGAAAATAATAATAGGTCTGATGGAAACAGTAAGGAAGAGGATCAGAGGTCAG GTGGAAACAGTAGTGAGGATAATAATAGGTCTGATGGAAACAGTAAGGAAGAGGATCAGAGGTCAGGTGGAAACAGTAGTGAGGATAATAATAGGTCTGATGGAAACAGTAAGGAAGAGGATCAGAGGTCAGGTGGAAACAGTGGAGAAAATAATAATAGGTCTGATGGAAACAGTAAGGAAGAGGATCAGAGGTCAGGTGGAAACAGTGGAGAAAATAATAATAGGTCTGATGGAAACAGTAAGGAAGAGGATCAGAGGTCAGGTGGAAACAGTAGTGAGGATAATAATAG GTCTGATGGAAACAGTAAGGAAGAGGATCAGAGGTCAGGTGGAAACAGTGGAGAAAATAATAATAGGTCTGATGGAAACAGTAAGGAAGAGGATCAGAGGTCAGGTGGAAACAGTGGAGAAAATAATAATAGGTCTGATGGAAACAGTAAGGAAGAGGATCAGAGGTCAGGTGGAAACAGTAGTGAGGATAATAATAGGTCTGATGGAAACAGTAAGGAAGAGGATCAGAGGTCAGGTGGAAACAGTATAGAAGATGATACAAGCTCGGGTGGAAATAGTAGTGAGGATGATGACAGGTCCGGTGGAAACAGAAGAGGAGAAGGTGATAACAGGTCAGGTGGAAACAGTGAGGAAGAGGATAAGAGGCCAGGTGGAAACAGTAAGGAAGGGGATAAGAGGCCAGGTGGAAACCGTGGAGAATATATTAAGAGGTCAGGTGGAAACAGTAAAGAGGATGATACAAGGTCAGGTGGAAACAGTAGTGAGGATGATGACAGGTCCGGTGGAAACAGACGAGGAGAAGTTGATAAGAGGTCAGGTGGAAACAATAGAGAATATGGTAAGAGGTCAGGTGGAAACAGAGGAGAAGATGATACAAGATCAGGAGGAAACAGGTGTGAGGATGATGACAGGTCCGGTGGACATAGAAGAGGAGTAGGTGATAAGAGTTCAGGTGGAAACAGTGGGGAAGAGGATAAGAGGCCAGGTGAAAACAGTTAG
- the LOC118368863 gene encoding uncharacterized protein DDB_G0290685-like isoform X21 — protein MMHSLCTTDTGYHPHGLINQGATCYLNSVLQVFFMTKDFREAIESQVFPNDQEQETIDHKLKRLFQKLKEKEADTKDISWTLDIQTVYEQRDAAEFFEKILSTVKNNVSKIFEGQLSHTISCANSHISNIEPGPFWVLPLSMDVTLGPGQSYSVNDGFEEFFEKSTITGDKLYCAKCNEEVEATTACKMVHHPEILTLLLKRFEFDYHGMTYVKIKRSVDVPHKLQTENGAYELYAIVDHEGSLRSGHYTATIRSYEDQKWYLFNDSNVSLITLEPNLRSQSAYLLIYRTCGYRQEEDKRSGGNREEDGKSVCGKKEKEGEKKLSGGNRGDEEGSSWSKRRGNEKDAAKKTPEYEWIVNWFYSCITTIGSWGKRGEYKIDADENKGEGGKSTDGENGDGGKERSGAKREDDKTSGEKSTDEDQRSGGNSSEDDDRSGGNRRGEGDKRSGGNSEEEAKRPGGNSMEKDKRSGGNSEEEEKRPGGNREGDKISGRNSEEEDKRSGGNSGGDNKRTGGNSEEEEKRPGGNREGDKISGRNSEEEDKRPGGNRGEDDTRSDGNSSEDDDRSGGNRRGEDDKRSGGSSGEDDTSSGGSSGEDDTRSVGNSGEDHNRSGGNRRGEGDKRSGGNSEEEGKRSGGNSKEEDKRPGGNRREYNKRSGGNSIEDDDRSGGNRRGEGDKRSGGSSGEDDKRSGGNSIEDDDRSGGNRRGEGDKRLGGSSGEDDKRSGGNRGEYNKRSGGNSIEDDTRSGGNSIEDDDRSGGNRRGEGDKRSGGSNGEDDTRSGGNREKDDKMSGEKSKEEDQRSGGNSGENNNRSDGNSKEEDQRSGGNSSEDNNRSDGNSKEEDQRSGGNSGENNNRSDGNSKEEDQRSGGNSGENNNRSDGNSKEEDQRSGGNSSEDNNRSDGNSKEEDQRSGGNSSEDNNRSDGNSKEEDQRSGGNSGENNNRSDGNSKEEDQRSGGNSSEDNNRSDGNSKEEDQRSGGNSGENNNRSDGNSKEEDQRSGGNSEEENKRSGGNREKDDKMSGEKSKEEDQRSGGNSSEDNNRSDGNSKEEDQRSGGNSSEDNNRSDGNSKEEDQRSGGNSSEDNNRSDGNSKEEDQRSGGNSGENNNRSDGNSKEEDQRSGGNSGENNNRSDGNSKEEDQRSGGNSSEDNNRSDGNSKEEDQRSGGNSGENNNRSDGNSKEEDQRSGGNSGENNNRSDGNSKEEDQRSGGNSSEDNNRSDGNSKEEDQRSGGNSIEDDTSSGGNSSEDDDRSGGNRRGEGDNRSGGNSEEEDKRPGGNSKEGDKRPGGNRGEYIKRSGGNSKEDDTRSGGNSSEDDDRSGGNRRGEVDKRSGGNNREYGKRSGGNRGEDDTRSGGNRCEDDDRSGGHRRGVGDKSSGGNSGEEDKRPGENS, from the exons ATGATGCATTCATTATGCACAACAGACACAG GCTACCATCCCCATGGTTTGATTAATCAAGGGGCAACCTGTTATTTAAACAGTGTGCTGCAGGTGTTCTTCATGACCAAGGACTTCAGAGAGGCTATTGAAAG TCAGGTATTTCCTAATGATCAAGAACAAGAGACCATTGATCACAAGCTTAAAAGGCTGTTTCAAAAATTAAAAGAGAAAGAAGCTGACACAAAGGACATTTCTTGGACATTGGACATTCAAACCG TATATGAGCAACGTGACGCCGCTGAGTTTTTTGAGAAGATTTTAAGCACGGTCAAGAATAATGTGTCTAAG ATCTTCGAAGGACAATTGTCGCACACTATCTCCTGTGCAAATAGTCATATTTCCAATATTGAACCTGGTCCATTTTGGGTTCTGCCCCTCTCCATGGACGTAACCTTAGGCCCTGGTCAAAGCTACAGTGTG AATGACGGTTTTGAGGAGTTTTTTGAGAAATCAActatcactggggacaagctgtACTGTGCTAAATGCAATGAAGAAGTGGAAGCAACAACT GCATGTAAGATGGTACATCACCCAGAGATTCTGACTCTGCTACTCAAGAGGTTTGAGTTTGACTACCATGGGATGACATATGTCAAAATTAAGCGCTCTGTGGACGTTCCTCACAAATTACAGACAGAG AATGGGGCATATGAACTCTATGCAATTGTGGACCATGAAGGAAGTCTAAGAAGTGGACATTACACTGCTACAATCAGGTCCTATGAGGATCAGAAGTGGTATTTGTTTAATGACAGCAACGTAAGCCTG ATCACATTGGAACCAAACTTAAG ATCACAAAGTGCTTATCTGCTTATTTATAGGACAT GTGGATACAGACAAGAAGAGGATAAGAGGTCAGgtggaaacagagaggaagatggaAAGAGTGTATgtggaaagaaagaaaaagagggagagaagaagttGTCAGGTGGAAACAGAGGAGACGAGGAGGGGAGCTCATGGTCAAAGAGAAGAGGAAATGAAAAGGATGCAGCTAAAAAGACACCAGAATATGAATGGATTGTAAATTGGTTTTACTCATGCATAACAACAATTGGATCATGGGGAAAAAGAGGAGAATATAAAATTGATGCAGATGAAAATAAAGGAGAAGGGGGCAAAAGTACAGATGGGGagaatggagatggagggaaggagaggtcaggTGCAAAGAGAGAAGATGATAAAACGTCAGGTGAAAAAAGTACAGACGAGGATCAGAGGTCAGGTGGAAACAGTAGTGAGGATGATGACAGGTCCGGTGGAAACAGAAGAGGAGAAGGTGATAAGAGGTCAGGTGGAAACAGTGAGGAAGAGGCTAAGAGGCCAGGTGGAAACAGTATGGAAAAGGATAAGAGGTCAG GTGGAAACAGTGAAGAAGAGGAAAAGAGGCCAGGTGGAAACAGAGAAGGTGATAAGATATCAGGTAGAAACAGTGAGGAAGAGGATAAGAGGTCAGGTGGAAACAGTGGAGGAGATAATAAGAGGACAGGTGGAAACAGTGAAGAAGAGGAAAAGAGGCCAGGTGGAAACAGAGAAGGTGATAAGATATCAGGTAGAAACAGTGAGGAAGAGGATAAGAGGCCAGGTGGAAACAGAGGAGAAGATGATACAAGGTCAGATGGAAACAGTAGTGAGGATGATGACAGGTCCGGTGGAAACAGAAGAGGAGAAGATGATAAGAGGTCAGGTGGAAGCAGTGGGGAAGATGATACGAGTTCAGGTGGAAGCAGTGGGGAAGATGATACGAGGTCAGTTGGAAACAGTGGAGAAGATCATAACAGGTCCGGTGGAAACAGAAGAGGAGAAGGTGATAAGAGGTCAGGTGGAAACAGTGAAGAAGAGGGTAAGAGGTCAGGTGGAAACAGTAAGGAAGAGGATAAGAGGCCAGGTGGAAACCGTAGAGAATATAATAAGAGGTCAGGTGGAAACAGTATAGAGGATGATGACAGGTCTGGTGGAAACAGAAGAGGAGAAGGTGATAAGAGGTCAGGTGGAAGCAGTGGGGAAGATGATAAGAGGTCAGGTGGAAACAGTATAGAGGATGATGACAGGTCTGGTGGAAACAGAAGAGGAGAAGGTGATAAGAGGTTAGGTGGAAGCAGTGGGGAAGATGATAAGAGGTCAGGTGGAAACCGTGGAGAATATAATAAGAGGTCAGGTGGAAACAGTATAGAGGATGATACAAGGTCAGGTGGAAACAGTATAGAGGATGATGACAGGTCTGGTGGAAACAGAAGAGGAGAAGGTGATAAGAGGTCAGGTGGAAGCAATGGGGAAGATGATACGAGGTCAGGTGGAAACAGAGAAAAAGATGATAAGATGTCAGGTGAAAAAAGTAAGGAAGAGGATCAGAGGTCAGGTGGAAACAGTGGAGAAAATAATAATAGGTCTGATGGAAACAGTAAGGAAGAGGATCAGAGGTCAGGTGGAAACAGTAGTGAGGATAATAATAGGTCTGATGGAAACAGTAAGGAAGAGGATCAGAGGTCAG GTGGAAACAGTGGAGAAAATAATAATAGGTCTGATGGAAACAGTAAGGAAGAGGATCAGAGGTCAGGTGGAAACAGTGGAGAAAATAATAATAGGTCTGATGGAAACAGTAAGGAAGAGGATCAGAGGTCAG GTGGAAACAGTAGTGAGGATAATAATAGGTCTGATGGAAACAGTAAGGAAGAGGATCAGAGGTCAGGTGGAAACAGTAGTGAGGATAATAATAGGTCTGATGGAAACAGTAAGGAAGAGGATCAGAGGTCAGGTGGAAACAGTGGAGAAAATAATAATAGGTCTGATGGAAACAGTAAGGAAGAGGATCAGAGGTCAGGTGGAAACAGTAGTGAGGATAATAATAGGTCTGATGGAAACAGTAAGGAAGAGGATCAGAGGTCAGGTGGAAACAGTGGAGAAAATAATAATAGGTCTGATGGAAACAGTAAGGAAGAGGATCAGAGGTCAG GTGGAAACAGTGAGGAAGAGAATAAGAGGTCAGGTGGAAACAGAGAAAAAGATGATAAGATGTCAGGTGAAAAAAGTAAGGAAGAGGATCAGAGGTCAGGTGGAAACAGTAGTGAGGATAATAATAGGTCTGATGGAAACAGTAAGGAAGAGGATCAGAGGTCAGGTGGAAACAGTAGTGAGGATAATAATAGGTCTGATGGAAACAGTAAGGAAGAGGATCAGAGGTCAGGTGGAAACAGTAGTGAGGATAATAATAGGTCTGATGGAAACAGTAAGGAAGAGGATCAGAGGTCAGGTGGAAACAGTGGAGAAAATAATAATAGGTCTGATGGAAACAGTAAGGAAGAGGATCAGAGGTCAGGTGGAAACAGTGGAGAAAATAATAATAGGTCTGATGGAAACAGTAAGGAAGAGGATCAGAGGTCAGGTGGAAACAGTAGTGAGGATAATAATAG GTCTGATGGAAACAGTAAGGAAGAGGATCAGAGGTCAGGTGGAAACAGTGGAGAAAATAATAATAGGTCTGATGGAAACAGTAAGGAAGAGGATCAGAGGTCAGGTGGAAACAGTGGAGAAAATAATAATAGGTCTGATGGAAACAGTAAGGAAGAGGATCAGAGGTCAGGTGGAAACAGTAGTGAGGATAATAATAGGTCTGATGGAAACAGTAAGGAAGAGGATCAGAGGTCAGGTGGAAACAGTATAGAAGATGATACAAGCTCGGGTGGAAATAGTAGTGAGGATGATGACAGGTCCGGTGGAAACAGAAGAGGAGAAGGTGATAACAGGTCAGGTGGAAACAGTGAGGAAGAGGATAAGAGGCCAGGTGGAAACAGTAAGGAAGGGGATAAGAGGCCAGGTGGAAACCGTGGAGAATATATTAAGAGGTCAGGTGGAAACAGTAAAGAGGATGATACAAGGTCAGGTGGAAACAGTAGTGAGGATGATGACAGGTCCGGTGGAAACAGACGAGGAGAAGTTGATAAGAGGTCAGGTGGAAACAATAGAGAATATGGTAAGAGGTCAGGTGGAAACAGAGGAGAAGATGATACAAGATCAGGAGGAAACAGGTGTGAGGATGATGACAGGTCCGGTGGACATAGAAGAGGAGTAGGTGATAAGAGTTCAGGTGGAAACAGTGGGGAAGAGGATAAGAGGCCAGGTGAAAACAGTTAG